One window of the Dromaius novaehollandiae isolate bDroNov1 chromosome 25, bDroNov1.hap1, whole genome shotgun sequence genome contains the following:
- the TCF3 gene encoding transcription factor E2-alpha isoform X8 has translation MNQQQQRMAAVGTDKELSDLLDFSMMFPLPVANGKNRPTTLASTQFGGSGLDERPGSGSWGTGDQNSSTFDQGRQNYGEGPHYGEHRDLPSHNSISSSPFLGPGLVGKSSERASYSTFGRDTGMPGLNQTGFLPGEMGIASPSTLSPTGVKGGSQYFSYPNNPRRRGAESSIDGQPKKVRKVPPGLPSSVYPSNSGDDYSRDPAGYTPSKPPSTVYPGAFYMADGLHNSPDLWSSAGAMSQSSYGAMLGSSSSPLPQSGGFNSLHQHERMNYQMHSGEVNGGLPSVSGFSSASTPYGVSSHTPPISGTDSMMGNRGTTAGSSGDALGKALASIYSPDHSSNNFSSNPSTPVGSPQGLAGTSQWSRASGQGALSPSYEGSLHTLQNKMEDRLDEAIHVLRNHAVGQTAAMPSNHGDMHGLLGSAPAHSAAVGGLGQAFPTSVMSLGNRHPSLVGGGHPEDGLSSNPSMLHNHVTLPSQPSSLPDLNRQQDTYSGLSGGLGRSSVSSGTSEIKREEKEDEENTSVADNSEEEKKELKPSRNRTRCSLNSQDEDEEDDLLPPEQKAERERERRVANNARERLRVRDINEAFKELGRMCQLHLNSEKPQTKLLILHQAVSVILNLEQQVRVQTRPCHWRTKI, from the exons GTTTGGATGAAAGACCGGGATCAGGTTCCTGGGGAACGGGAGATCAAAACAGCTCCACATTTGACCAAGGAAGG CAGAACTATGGTGAAGGCCCCCATTACGGAGAGCACCGGGACCTGCCATCTCACAACAGCATATCTTCATCACCATTCCTGGGACCTGGACTAGTGG GGAAGAGCAGTGAAAGAGCCTCTTACTCCACGTTTGGAAGAGACACGGGGATGCCGGGACTAAATCAG ACTGGTTTCCTGCCCGGCGAAATGGGAATCGCGAGTCCGAGCACGCTTTCCCCCACCGGGGTGAAAGGGGGGTCTCAGTATTTTTCTTACCCCAACAATCCTCGCAGGAGAGGTGCCGAGAGCAGCATAG ATGGACAGCCCAAAAAGGTTCGGAAGGTGCCTCCTGGACTCCCCTCCTCG GTGTATCCATCCAACTCAGGTGATGACTACAGCAGGGATCCAGCTGGATATACTCCCTCTAAACCTCCCAGCACTGTGTATCCCGGAGCCTTCTACATGGCAG ATGGACTTCACAACTCGCCAGACCTGTGGAGTTCAGCCGGTGCCATGAGCCAGTCGAGTTACGGTGCCATGTTAGGCAgctcctcctccccgctcccGCAGTCCGGTGGCTTCAACAGTTTACATCAGCACGAACGAATG AACTACCAGATGCATTCAGGAGAAGTGAACGGCGGGCTCCCCTCCGTGTCCGGCTTTTCCTCTGCCTCCACCCCGTATGGCGTCTCCAGCCATACGCCCCCGATCAGCGGGACGGACAGCATGATGG GGAACCGAGGAACCACGGCTGGGAGCTCGGGAGACGCGCTCGGGAAGGCACTAGCTTCA ATTTATTCCCCAGATCACTCTAGCAATAACTTCTCCTCAAACCCCTCTACACCGGTCGGCTCCCCTCAGGGGCTTGCAG GCACATCCCAGTGGTCGCGAGCGAGCGGACAGGGTGCCTTATCTCCCAGCTACGAAGGGAGCCTCCACACTTTA caaaacaaaatggaagacaGGTTGGATGAAGCCATCCACGTGCTGAGGAATCACGCCGTGGGCCAGACCGCCGCCATGCCGAGCAACCACGGGGACATGCACGGCCTGCTGGGCTCGGCGCCCGCTCACAGCGCTGCCGTGGGCGGCCTGGGCCAGGCCTTCCCCACCTCGGTCATGTCCCTGGGGAACAGGCATCCGAGTCTG GTGGGAGGAGGTCACCCCGAAGACGGGTTGTCCAGCAACCCCAGCATGCTCCACAACCATGTCACACTTCCGTCACAGCCCAGTTCACTCCCTGACCTCAACAGGCAGCAAGACACGTACAGCG GCTTGTCGGGGGGGCTGGGGCGAAGCAGCGTCTCCTCGGGAACCAGCGAAAtaaagagggaagagaaggaggacgAGGAGAACACCTCGGTGGCTGATAACTcagaagaggagaagaaggagctgAAACCCTCCCGGAACAGAACAAGGTGCTCTTTGAACAG TCAAGATGAGGATGAGGAGGACGATCTTCTTCCCCCAGAGCAAAAagccgagagagagagagaaaggagggtCGCCAATAATGCCCGTGAGCGCCTGCGGGTCCGTGACATCAACGAGGCCTTTAAAGAGCTCGGACGCATGTGCCAACTCCACCTAAACAGCGAAAAACCGCAGACCAAACTGCTAATCCTACACCAGGCCGTATCAGTCATACTGAACCTGGAGCAACAAGTTAGAG